Proteins co-encoded in one Aspergillus luchuensis IFO 4308 DNA, chromosome 6, nearly complete sequence genomic window:
- the CBC2 gene encoding nuclear cap-binding protein subunit CBC2 (BUSCO:EOG09264G04;~COG:A;~EggNog:ENOG410PN15;~InterPro:IPR000504,IPR027157,IPR035979,IPR034148, IPR012677;~PFAM:PF00076;~go_component: GO:0005846 - nuclear cap binding complex [Evidence IEA];~go_function: GO:0000339 - RNA cap binding [Evidence IEA];~go_function: GO:0003676 - nucleic acid binding [Evidence IEA];~go_process: GO:0045292 - mRNA cis splicing, via spliceosome [Evidence IEA]), translating into MSTLVHNTVERLDRPSAYYLGKNKRRKFSHDEAEKPEDPVDNLKDATTLYVGNLSFYTTEEQIHELFAKCGEIKRLVMGLDRYNKTPCGFCFVEYYTHQDALDCLKYIGGTKLDERIIRTDLDPGFEEGRQYGRGKSGGQVRDEYREEYDPGRGGYGRAYADDQRRREEEEYGKGK; encoded by the exons ATGAGCACCCTCGTTCACAATACCGTCGAACGCCTCGACCGGCCGAGTGCCTACTACCTGGGCAAG AACAAGCGTCGCAAGTTCAGCCACGATGAGGCCGAAAAGCCTGAAGATCCCGTCGACAACCTAAAGGATGCCACCACTCTCTACGTCGGTAATCT TTCTTTCTACACCACCGAAGAGCAGATCCACGAACTATTTGCCAA GTGCGGCGAGATTAAGCGACTAGTTATGGGTCTGGATCGGTACAACAAGACCCCCTGCGGATTTTGCTTCGTCGAGTACTACACCCATCAGGATGCGCTGGACTGTTTGAAATACATTGGCGGCACAAAGCTGGATGAGAGAATTATCCGGACGGATCTGGATCCTGGCTTCGAGGAGGGTCGGCAATACGG ACGTGGTAAATCGGGTGGTCAGGTCCGCGACGAGTACCGCGAGGAATACGACCCTGGCCGTGGTGGCTATGGACGTGCCTATGCGGATGACCAGCGACgacgggaggaagaggagtacGGCAAGGGTAAGTGA
- a CDS encoding pyridoxal 5'-phosphate synthase glutaminase subunit PdxT (COG:H;~EggNog:ENOG410PITY;~InterPro:IPR002161,IPR021196,IPR029062;~MEROPS:MER0066916;~PFAM:PF01174;~go_function: GO:0004359 - glutaminase activity [Evidence IEA];~go_process: GO:0042819 - vitamin B6 biosynthetic process [Evidence IEA];~go_process: GO:0042823 - pyridoxal phosphate biosynthetic process [Evidence IEA]) gives MGCITVGVLALQGAFYEHIQLLKSAAADLPAKDRSSASQWDFIEVRTPQELERCDALVLPGGESTTMALVAARSNLLEPLRDFVKVHRRPTWGTCAGLILLAESANRTKKGGQDLIGGLDVRVNRNHFGRQTESFQAPLDLPFLGANQPAFPAVFIRAPVVEKILPHQEGEQVAEAQREETVIAPARQAEDEVARQAMADSVEVLAALPGRAARLACQGTPINADDETGDIIAVRQGNVFGTSFHPELTDDARIHAWWLRQVEESVKKRHAAHHT, from the exons ATGGGCTGCATCACCGTCGGCGTGCTCGCCTTGCAAGGCGCCTTCTACGAACATATCCAGTTGCTGAAGAGTGCGGCCGCCGATTTGCCCGCCAAAGACCGCAGTTCCGCCTCGCAATGGGACTTCATCGAAGTGCGCACCCCGCAGGAACTCGAGCGATGCGATGCGCTGGTGCTGCCCGGAGGCGAAAGCACAACCATGGCCCTTGTTGCCGCTAGGTCTAACCTCTTGGAGCCTTTGCGAGACTTTGTCAA GGTCCACCGGAGGCCTACTTGGGGTACTTGCGCCGGTCTGATCCTCCTCGCTGAGTCGGCCAACCGCACAAAGAAAGGTGGTCAGGATCTGATCGGTGGGCTGGACGTGCGTGTCAATCGCAACCATTTCGGCCGACAGACCGAGAGTTTCCAGGCCCCTCTCGACCTGCCCTTCCTGGGCGCTAATCAGCCCGCCTTCCCCGCCGTCTTTATCCGCGCCCCCGTCGTGGAGAAAATCCTCCCTCACCAAGAGGGCGAACAAGTGGCCGAGGCCCAGCGTGAAGAAACTGTCATTGCGCCGGCGCGCCAGGCGGAAGACGAGGTCGCTCGTCAGGCCATGGCAGATAGTGTGGAGGTTTTGGCAGCTCTGCCCGGACGGGCTGCCAGATTGGCCTGCCAGGGAACGCCCATTAACGCCGATGACGAGACGGGGGACATCATCGCGGTCCGCCAAGGGAACGTCTTTGGAACAAGCTTCCACCCGGAGCTGACTGACGACGCCCGCATCCATGCGTGGTGGTTGCGCCAGGTCGAGGAATCAGTGAAGAAAAGACATGCCGCGCATCACACATAA
- a CDS encoding 4'-phosphopantetheinyl transferase family protein (COG:S;~EggNog:ENOG410PW76;~InterPro:IPR037143,IPR008278;~PFAM:PF01648;~go_function: GO:0000287 - magnesium ion binding [Evidence IEA];~go_function: GO:0008897 - holo-[acyl-carrier-protein] synthase activity [Evidence IEA]): MTTASDPKPTLVRWYIDTRPLTSTSPALPLLETLQPTEQQAIQKYYHLKDRHMSLASNLLKYLFIHRTCRIPWSQITISRTPAPHHRPCFIPSAAILSSSSTAPIPTVEFNVSHQDSMVALAGTTIPPNSPKEEIQVGIDITSTTEHLRSPRNPSPPTRSAFLEYVSIFTEIFSARELSLIKSLTHPVHGYSVSSTEGVVYSYRVFFAYWALKEAYIKMTGEALLAEWLRELEFLDVRVPDTDGEVYRGVRVLMKGREVKEVRVEVQAFEGGYLVATAARGGRVGRVEGDGEDVWEGLRRLDVEGDVRECAEGKCACLG, encoded by the coding sequence ATGACCACCGCATCCgaccccaaacccaccctcGTCCGGTGGTACATCGACACCCGGCCCCTAACCAGCACCTCTCCggccctccccctcctcgaGACCCTCCAACCCACCGAACAACAAGCCATCCAGAAATACTACCACCTCAAGGACCGGCACATGTCCCTCGCCTCCAACCTGCTCAAAtacctcttcatccaccgcACCTGCCGCATCCCCTGGTCCCAAATCACCATCAGCCGGACCCCAGCCCCGCACCACCGACCCTGCTTCATCCCATCAGCAGcaatcctctcctcctcatccaccgccCCAATCCCAACAGTCGAATTCAACGTCAGCCACCAAGACTCAATGGTCGCCTTAGccggcaccaccatcccacccAATTCCCCAAAGGAAGAAATCCAAGTCGGAATCGACATCACCAGCACAACAGAACACCTACGCTCCCCGCGGAACCCATCCCCGCCTACCCGCTCCGCATTCCTGGAGTACGTATCCATCTTCACGGAGATATTCTCTGCGAGGGAACTGTCGTTAATAAAGTCCCTGACGCATCCTGTTCACGGGTACTCGGTGTCGTCgacggagggggtggtgtatAGTTATCGGGTGTTCTTTGCGTATTGGGCGCTGAAGGAGGCGTATATTAAAATGACGGGGGAGGCGTTGTTGGCGGAGTGGTTGAGGGAGTTGGAGTTCTTGGATGTGAGGGTTCCCGATACGGATGGGGAGGTGTATCGTGGGGTTAGGGTGTtgatgaaggggagggaggtgaaggaggtgAGGGTGGAGGTGCAGGCGTTTGAGGGGGGGTATTTGGTTGCGACGGCTGCTAGGGGGGGTAGGGTTGGGAGGGTAGAGGGGGACGGGGAGGATGTGTgggaggggttgaggaggttggatGTTGAGGGGGATGTTAGGGAGTGTGCGGAGGGGAAGTGTGCTTGTTTGGGGTGA
- the SLC1 gene encoding 1-acylglycerol-3-phosphate O-acyltransferase SLC1 (COG:I;~EggNog:ENOG410PMHM;~InterPro:IPR004552,IPR002123;~PFAM:PF01553;~TransMembrane:3 (i59-78o141-163i175-196o);~go_component: GO:0016020 - membrane [Evidence IEA];~go_function: GO:0003841 - 1-acylglycerol-3-phosphate O-acyltransferase activity [Evidence IEA];~go_function: GO:0016746 - transferase activity, transferring acyl groups [Evidence IEA];~go_process: GO:0008654 - phospholipid biosynthetic process [Evidence IEA]) has translation MILDSVGWRLSTIPGCWAEQQAVRRQKPAEIHPNPLRPKDESLGFFGCREDLPLCSPKFKVSVNLLLTLLLFLPDIPLPSPSPLPPPLLPATPTAGSCTVFAALSPDLVIPKVRIPQRTPDQPVLFPPPENPLSTTTTMSLFSYVASGISSFVVFTLSLFALGQKVPRAAFVARCLAAYGSLLLCATYGVVASIVLRIAGYGRISQYATARSFKWVMRYTTGVTFNIIEGAEHLNTRPAVFIANHQSELDVLMLGYIFPPYCSVTAKKSLKYIPFLGWFMSLSRTVFIDRANRETAVKAFDSAADEMRNHRQSVFIFAEGTRSYSDTPELLPFKKGAFHLALKAGVPIVPVVTENYSHVLSPRNMRFEPGTIKIKVLPPISTEGLTTADIDALTKSTRESMLKALLELADKDKQEVDSTVAANGKSTAVEL, from the exons ATGATACTAGATTCAGTTGGCTGGCGGTTGAGTACTATACCGGGATGTTGGGCGGAGCAACAGGCGGTGAGGCGGCAGAAACCGGCGGAAATCCATCCAAATCCGTTGAGACCGAAAGACGAGAGTTTGGGATTCTTTGGATGCCGCGAAGATCTCCCTCTCTGTTCCCCTAAATTCAAGGTTTCTGtcaatcttcttctcactctccttctcttcctccccgacATCCCTCTTCCTAGTCcttctccgcttcctcctccccttcttcccgccACCCCTACCGCCGGGTCATGCACCGTCTTTGCGGCCCTCTCGCCTGACCTCGTCATCCCCAAAGTCCGCATACCCCAGAGAACCCCAG ATCAGCCGGTTCTCTTTCCCCCACCTGAAAaccccctctccaccacgaccaccatgtccctcttctcctaCGTCGCCTCGGGCATCAGCtccttcgtcgtcttcacgctctctctcttcgccCTCGGCCAAAAAGTTCCCCGCGCCGCCTTCGTCGCCCGGTGTCTCGCCGCCTATggctccctcctcctctgcgcCACCTACGGCGTCGTCGCCTCAATTGTGCTCCGGATCGCTGGCTACGGCCGCATCTCGCAATATGCCACCGCGCGCAGTTTCAAGTGGGTCATGCGCTACACCACCGGCGTGACTTTCAACATCATCGAAGGTGCTGAACACCTGAACACCCGACCCGCCGTGTTCATCGCAAACCACCAGTCCGAACTGGACGTGCTCATGCTCGGCTACATCTTCCCTCCGTACTGCAGTGTCACGGCCAAGAAGTCCCTCAAATATATTCCCTTCCTCGGCTGGTTCATGTCCCTCTCTCGCACCGTCTTCATTGATCGTGCCAACCGCGAAACGGCTGTCAAGGCCTTTGATAGTGCTGCCGATGAGATGCGCAACCATCGCCAGAGCGTCTTTATCTTCGCCGAGGGCACGCGCAGCTACTCTGATACTCCGGAACTGTTGCCCTTCAAGAAGGGTGCGTTCCATCTTGCGCTGAAGGCGGGTGTGCCAATTGTGCCGGTGGTTACGGAGAATTACTCGCATGTGCTGTCTCCCCGGAACATGAGGTTCGAGCCGGGCACGATCAAGATCAAGG TCCTCCCCCCAATCAGCACGGAAGGTCTCACGACCGCCGACATCGACGCTTTGACCAAGTCCACGCGAGAGTCCATGCTCAAGGCCCTACTCGAGTTGGCCgacaaggacaagcaggAGGTGGATTCGACGGTTGCCGCGAACGGCAAGTCCACTGCTGTGGAGCTGTAG